From a single Micromonas commoda chromosome 5, complete sequence genomic region:
- a CDS encoding predicted protein: MALRRIALGAARRVLAPRGAGIFGESVHGGPRRPPFVRFCAGGGSSGPSDGNERGDDGEDAAGADAPVAEVESPVWNVPDDAPSPETHARASSSSPVGQDGDRTSDGKDDPARGKKFVPYFVRAGNAAGADGGDTDADAPQRERRGEQRGGSAARRRWDESENLFVRNLPPDFSAARLAKLFRQHGDVLSAKYVADVERSPYGFVRFKSKEDAARAVAELHGVKLGGDGVGPATAPLEVSVAMTKAEQRDALADRRRRKEEAREERAARKAAWETRHKEWLARQAEWNERQRLREERRAAARERVSIHVKGAPRGLDAEKVAKIFAPFGDVARVKLWYANGPSPSAVLSMGTAEQAAAAIAMLGGRKLEGCLNPMTITVARRSGGKGAKAPSESADESSDSEDSESSDSSESSESESEPDVVKLPVIDVDDEMLAKQRAAMDAASAIAAEVRAARSDAFVGRRPTGDGDRSGTGRDDARAGRAYGGRRGPGGSPTAASSIGRHAARGEAVAGPGASDFRLDARATERLESAAGGFSRRRGAGRSQFGGFENASLRPGGRRGPGGGSGGGSSSRRRSARDVPFGAGPIDAKTRAAIAARVREAREAAHGDVTFDWDVGEFEHGARLEFDENWNTAEFNAAPYVPGFGLAKPVEEEDGAMLDAHKDWLMRVGNIANDAQYEESKRIALQQFEHYKRMDEKERISRGASPFHGDFIAERQSLAEQVEGIPADSPMYAFAKKAVDALDGNAGWSYDRKVRALRFLATRAEKYGQGEDASAPVEG, from the coding sequence ATGGCGTTACGTCGCATCGCACTCGgtgcggcgcgtcgcgtcctcgccccgcgcggcgccgggatcTTCGGCGAGAGCGTCCACGGcggaccgcgtcgcccgccgttCGTTAGGTTTTGCGCGGGTGGTGGATCGTCGGGCCCCAGCGACGggaacgagcgcggcgacgacggggaggacgccgccggcgccgacgcccccgtcgcggaggtcgAATCGCCGGTGTGGAACGttccggacgacgcgccctcgcccgagacccacgcgcgggcgtcgtcgtcgtcgccggttgGCCAGGACGGCGATCGGACGAGCGACGGAAAggacgaccccgcgcgggggaaGAAGTTCGTCCCGTActtcgtccgcgcgggcaacgccgcgggcgccgacggcggcgacaccgacgccgacgcgccccaacgcgaacgacggggcgagcagcgcggcggttccgccgcccggcgtcgatgggACGAGTCCGAGAATCTGTTCGTGAGAAACCTTCCGCCCGACTTTagcgccgcgcgactcgcCAAACTCTTCCGCcagcacggcgacgtcctctcCGCCAagtacgtcgccgacgtcgaacgATCGCCGTACGGCTTCGTCCGATTCAAGTCCAAGGAAGACGCGGcacgggcggtggcggagttgcacggggtgaagctcggcggcgacggcgtgggtcccgcgacggcgccgctggAGGTGAGCGTCGCCATGACCAAGGCGGAACAgagggacgcgctcgcggacagGCGCAGGCgaaaggaggaggcgcgggaggaacgcgcggcgaggaaagCGGCGTGGGAGACGCGGCACAAGGAGTGGCTCGCGAGGCAAGCCGAGTGGAACGAGCGGCAGCGGCTGCGggaggagcgacgcgccgccgcgagggaacGCGTTTCCATTCACGTCAAGGGCGCGCCCAGGGGTTTAGACGCGGAGAAGGTGGCGAAGATTTTCGCCCCGtttggcgacgtcgcgagggtcaAGCTGTGGTACGCCAACGGCCCGAGCCCTTCGGCGGTGCTCTCGATGGGCAcggcggagcaggcggcggcggcgatcgcgatgCTCGGCGGGCGGAAGCTCGAGGGGTGTCTCAACCCCATGACGATCACGGTGGCGCGCAGATCCGGCGGCAAGGGCGCGAAAGCCCCATCCGAATCCGCCGACGAGTCTTCGGACTCGGAGGACTCCGAATCCTCCGATTCCTCCGAGTcctccgagtccgagtccgaaCCCGACGTCGTCAAGCTCCCGGTGAttgacgtggacgacgagatgCTCGCGAAGCAGAgggccgcgatggacgccgcgtccgccatcgccgcggaggttcgagccgcgcggtcgGACGCGTTTGTCGGACGAAGACCgaccggggacggggaccgATCGGGGaccggtcgcgacgacgcgagagcCGGCCGCGCGTACGGCGGCAGACGCGGGCCGGGCGGTTCTCCGACGGCCGCGTCATCCATCGGTCGACACGcggcacgcggcgaggcggtcgccggGCCCGGCGCCTCGGACTTTCGCCTCGACGCTCGAGCGACGGAGCGGctggagtcggcggcgggcggcttctcgcggcgacggggcgccggACGATCTCAGTTTGGCGGTTTCGAGAACGCGTCGCTTCGACCGGGGGGTCGGAGAGGACCGGGTGGCGGTTCGGGTGGCGGTTCGTCTTCCCGGCGTCGGTCCGCGCGTGACGTTCCGTTCGGCGCCGGCCCGATCGACGCCAAGACGCgtgcggcgatcgccgcgagggtgcgcgaggcgcgggaggcggcgcacggcgacgtcaccTTCGACTGGGACGTCGGCGAGTTTGAGcacggcgcgaggctcgagtTTGACGAGAACTGGAACACGGCGGAGTTCAACGCCGCGCCTTACGTGCCCGGGTTTGGACTTGCCAAGCCCGTggaagaggaggacggcgcgatgCTCGACGCGCACAAGGACTGGCTCATGCGCGTGGGTAACATCGCGAATGACGCGCAGTACGAGGAGAGCAAGAGGATCGCGCTCCAGCAGTTTGAGCACTACAAGAGGATGGACGAGAAGGAACGCATCAGCCGCGGGGCTTCGCCGTTTCACGGGGATTTCATCGCGGAGAGGCAATCCCTGGCGGAGCAGGTGGAGGGCATCCCGGCTGACTCGCCCATGTACGCCTTTGCCAagaaggcggtggacgcgttggACGGTAACGCGGGGTGGAGTTACGATCGAAAGGTTCGCGCGCTTCGGTTCCTCGCCACGAGGGCGGAGAAGTACGGCCAaggcgaggacgcgtcggcgccggtcgagGGGTGA
- a CDS encoding predicted protein has product MMRSLSAGIPGGLNPMDPAAANAINLAQRQNSLAALFQNGFVSHGSPGTPSAMKGPRRDAREAHEAELARAEAAPGACAGVTLAPGSSPTHMPGGIVSPYGSAGANVAGASSRLGHKRAKAGDSHADVIRRIDDVTLAGGDAAGEADLPPAPTRLVGEILFGTLRDVVSDVFGLPTKVSEAIKDDDRAIVEEGKERLMSMGELINANLPDLTAVEDDTGRAGGGREPTVDRTGVKAQVDSVIVAAKAAESTWRRFNDASLRALAAAQKAKGINDRMETARAELAGAKLARDAVTQHSMDVDPAVRAAMRATIEEKIAKANTEVASFADEHAKFLEAEAEARAAANASARAFRPPYEEVRKRTLRIRLHAEERAERQIGRALSRADRDLQHKDQKLKELGFAKDPVVKPEIEEIERKREIVREGRKKIKAAHEGCKTAIDWCKREIATCQTALDV; this is encoded by the coding sequence aTGATGCGGTCGCTATCGGCGGGTATCCCCGGGGGGCTCAACCCGatggaccccgccgccgccaacgccatcAACCTAGCGCAGCGCCAGAATAGCCTAGCGGCGCTGTTCCAGAACGGGTTCGTGTCCCACGGCTCCCCGGGAACCCCCAGCGCCATGAAAGGCCCGCGacgggacgcgagggaggcgcacGAGGCGGAACTCGCGAGGGCTgaggcggcgcccggcgcgtgcgccggcgtcaccctcgctccgggatcgtcgccgacgcacATGCCCGGCGGGATCGTTTCGCCTTATGGGTCAGCCGGCGCGAACGTGGCTGGCGCGTCGAGCCGGCTGGGGCAcaagcgcgccaaggctggcGACTCGCACGCCGACGTGATTCGCAGGATTGACGACGTGACGctggcgggcggggacgcggcgggggaggctgatttgccccccgcgcccacgcggctGGTTGGCGAGATTTTGTTCGGGAcgcttcgcgacgtcgtgaGCGACGTCTTTGGCCTGCCCACGAAGGTTTCCGAGGCGatcaaggacgacgacaggGCGATCGTGGAGGAGGGTAAGGAGCGGCTCATGTCGATGGGCGAGCTGATCAACGCGAATCTTCCCGACTTGACGGCTGTGGAGGACGATaccggccgcgcgggcggcggcagggaGCCCACGGTGGACAGGACCGGCGTCAAGGCGCAGGTGGACAGCgtgatcgtcgccgccaaggctgcggagtCCACGTGGCGCCGCTTCAACGACGCCAGCCTCcgagccttggcggcggcgcaaaAGGCCAAGGGAATCAACGACAGGATGGAGACGGCGAgagccgagctcgcgggcgccaagctcgcgcgggacgcTGTGACGCAGCACTCCATGGACGTTGATCCCGCGGTCAGGGCCGCCATGCGAGCGACCATCGAGGAGAAGATCGCCAAGGCGAACACCGAAGTCGCGTCCTTTGCGGATGAGCACGCAAAGTTTTTGGaagcggaggcggaggctcgagcggcggcgaacgcgtccgcgcgggcgttcAGGCCGCCGTACGAGGAGGTACGCAAGCGCACGTTGCGCATCCGGCTGCacgcggaggaacgcgcggagaggCAGATCGGGAGGGCGCTCTCACGCGCGGACAGGGACCTTCAGCACAAGGACCAGAAGTTGAAGGAGCTCGGATTCGCCAAGGATCCGGTGGTGAAGCCCGAGATTGAGGAGATTGAGCGGAAGCGCGAGATCGTGAGGGAGGGTCGCAAGAAGATCAAGGCTGCGCACGAGGGGTGCAAGACGGCGATCGATTGGTGCAAGCGGGAGATCGCCACGTGCCAGACGGCACTCGACGTGTAA
- a CDS encoding predicted protein, whose product MGITRPREPANPPREPGRRLAPRNSMSNPSVPGLLSFFLFLAFLSSPAVAHSNYPGGCSALDGHGVGSYSTNPGYWKLELDGGNTVSTNDRVVVKLYDYLCILFCRYSWKLGQPRTAAAAAVMYRAFTPRPSRRVRGGPTAIVRLVCVVIVSALACDAAPFTNQQLRDAVQACKFADPTYGGYDCCAKEPRNCGPAGTDEMHMWDVSQVTDMSGLFRDWYDFRASIGNWDVSSVTNMEQMFSQQGSLSICNSYSGHSSIPYKSYCGGALYISGWNVSQVTNMNHMFHGNTNFDTNFISNWDVGKVTDFRGMFRGCSTFNQNLSSWDVSQATDMGLMFESATAFNGDISDWDVSSVTKMDDMFYTATAFNQDLSKWDVSSVTDMYRMFAYSGFDGADGEIVGSTWTTAQVTNAQDMFIGNTAWTAKYEIISGTDPDDGPPSRWGKKSCPVNYYVKSNMCAPCPAGSTNAAGDDPYGVDTSCDPIICAQNQRVQSNACVACTGGAVRPAGDEASGPDTSCGCLENHHVCKVSWTSVNMGYGLSLQFQADSGSCKACPPGTTRAAGDDPASAATTCDYTPCAENETVADRTDWILWITHNSLSALQVSPISSYCPGSTTSTLGDIHKFECKACPTSLVNAAGDDPATFSSVGYCTCPVNTYGELWTEKCTACPDGTAAAAGDKAPGGTGISACRPITCAENERLKNNTCVSKFCGAYERVQNNTCVACPPGTVNAPGDDPAGADTLCDARGCPLDHHVVNKTCVKCREGLTNLAGDDESGDDTECRSRVIKLCGAYERVQNNTCVACPPGTVNAPGDDPAGADTLCDARGCPLDHHVVNKTCVKCGEGLTNLAGDDESGDDTVCRGYGSGAGDVYGERSLFTAVAVALVTAILDSRR is encoded by the coding sequence ATGGGCATCACGCGGCCCCGGGAGcccgcgaacccgccgcgggaaccCGGACGCCGACTCGCACCTCGGAACTCGATGTCGAATCCTTCGGTCCCCGGGCTTCTCTCGTTCTTTTTGTTCCTCGCGTTCctctcctcgcccgccgtgGCGCACTCAAACTACCCGGGTGGATGCAGCGCTTTGGACGGACACGGTGTAGGGAGCTACAGTACTAATCCCGGCTACTGGAAACTGGAACTCGACGGTGGCAACACCGTGAGCACGAACGACCGCGTGGTGGTCAAACTGTACGATTACTTGTGTATCTTATTTTGCAGATACTCTTGGAAATTGGGTCAGCCACGcactgccgccgccgctgccgtgATGTATCGCGCCTtcaccccgcgcccctcgaggcgcgtccgcggtggtccCACCGCGATCGTGCGACTGGTCTGCGTCGTCATCGTGAGCGCGCTGGCGTGCGACGCTGCGCCGTTCACGAACCAGCAACTCCGGGATGCCGTTCAAGCGTGCAAATTTGCTGATCCCACCTATGGGGGCTATGACTGCTGTGCTAAGGAACCGAGGAACTGTGGACCCGCCGGGACGGACGAAATGCATATGTGGGACGTGTCTCAGGTGACGGACATGTCAGGGCTGTTCCGGGACTGGTACGACTTCCGAGCCTCAATTGGAAACTGGGACGTGAGCTCTGTTACGAACATGGAGCAGATGTTTTCTCAACAAGGCAGCCTCTCCATCTGTAACAGTTATTCCGGCCATAGCAGTATTCCCTATAAATCCTACTGTGGGGGCGCTCTGTATATATCGGGTTGGAACGTCTCTCAGGTCACGAACATGAACCACATGTTCCACGGCAACACAAACTTTGACACTAACTTCATTTCAAATTGGGACGTGGGCAAGGTCACGGATTTCAGGGGCATGTTTCGAGGGTGCAGCACTTTCAACCAGAACCTCTCCAGTTGGGACGTCAGTCAGGCGACAGACATGGGTTTGATGTTCGAATCAGCCACCGCGTTCAACGGGGACATCTCCGACTGGGATGTGAGCTCAGTCACGAAGATGGACGATATGTTCTATACAGCCACCGCGTTCAACCAGGATCTCTCGAAATGGGACGTGAGCTCGGTGACGGACATGTACCGCATGTTCGCCTATTCGGgtttcgacggcgcggatggcgagATCGTCGGGAGCACCTGGACCACCGCCCAAGTCACCAACGCTCAGGACATGTTCATCGGAAACACAGCATGGACCGCGAAGTACGAGATCATATCCGGGACTGACCCTGACGACGGTCCGCCGAGCAGGTGGGGTAAAAAGTCTTGCCCCGTGAACTATTACGTCAAGTCCAACATGTGCGCGCCCTGCCCCGCGGGGAGCaccaacgccgcgggcgacgatccATACGGAGTGGATACTTCGTGCGATCCCATCATTTGCGCACAGAACCAGCGCGTGCAGTCcaacgcgtgcgtcgcgtgcaCGGGAGGTGCGGTCAGACCCGCGGGCGATGAAGCGTCTGGCCCTGACACTTCCTGCGGATGCCTTGAGAACCATCACGTGTGCAAGGTGAGCTGGACGTCGGTAAATATGGGCTATGGGTTAAGCTTACAGTTTCAGGCAGATTCAGGCTCATGCAAGGCATGCCCCCCCGGCACCACCAGGGCTGCGGGTGACGaccccgccagcgcggcgacgacgtgcgacTACACGCCGTGCGCCGAGAATGAGACCGTCGCCGACAGGACCGACTGGATTTTGTGGATTACCCACAATTCCCTCTCCGCCTTACAAGTATCCCCCATCTCCTCCTACTGCCCGGGCTCAACAACATCCACCTTGGGCGATATTCACAAGTTCGAATGCAAGGCGTGTCCAACCAGCctcgtcaacgccgcgggcgacgatcccgcgacGTTCTCATCTGTCGGATACTGCACATGCCCCGTCAACACATACGGCGAGTTATGGACGGAAAAGTGCACTGCCTGtcccgacggcaccgccgctgccgcgGGAGACAAGGCCCCAGGTGGCACCGGTATCAGCGCCTGCCGGCCAATCACGTGTGCGGAGAACGAGCGCCTCAAGAACAACACATGTGTAAGCAAATTCTGTGGCGCATACGAGCGCGTTCAGAATAATACTTGCGTGGCGTGCCCGCCCGGGACTGTCAACGCCCCgggcgacgaccccgcgggAGCCGACACCTTGTGTGACGCGCGGGGTTGCCCGCTTGACCACCACGTCGTCAATAAGACGTGCGTGAAGTGCCGGGAGGGGCTCACGAACCTGGCGGGTGATGACGAGTCCGGCGACGATACCGAGTGTCGATCAAGAGTAATCAAGCTCTGCGGCGCGTACGAGCGCGTTCAGAATAATACTTGCGTGGCGTGCCCGCCCGGGACTGTCAACGCCCCgggcgacgaccccgcgggAGCCGACACCTTGTGTGACGCGCGGGGTTGCCCGCTTGACCACCACGTCGTCAATAAGACGTGCGTGAAGTGCGGGGAGGGGCTCACGAACCTGGCGGGTGACGACGAGTCCGGCGACGATACCGTGTGTCGAGGGTACGGCTCGGGCGCTGGGGACGTGTACGGAGAGAGGAGCCTGTTCACGGCGGTCGCAGTCGCCTTGGTGACAGCAATTTTAGACAGCAGACGATAG
- a CDS encoding predicted protein yields MPKDSPGKGIGEDEFFAAESTRASEEVERVTSGIELEREASKTFGSDTAILPRLLDASGVLQDAASAIIDDTFNACFAFSDNTAWNWNFYLFPLWCFGVALRYLVLFPIRLAWIVTCTLLFILFFTIIHNVTRGKLRANLERDLVHLYAACFVISWTGVIKYHGPKPTQRSGHVYVANHTSIIDYIVLTQVTPFSSIAQQNKGWVGFIQNTAMDAIHCIRFNRTESKDREMVQRRLREHVANPDRLPLLIFPEGTCVNNEYCVMFKKGAFDLGCKVCPIAIKYNKIFAETFWHSRRMSFTTYLLKLMTSWAVVADVWYMEPQEMGPDEDSIQFAERVRGMICERAGIKPVPWDGMLKYYRPSPKMTEKRRAQIASNLVKLLPPKDGHLD; encoded by the exons gcgaggatgagttcttcgccgccgagtccacgcgcgcgtccgaggaggtggagcgcGTCACGTCCGggatcgagctcgagcgcgaggcttcGAAAACCTTTGGCAGCGACACCGCCATCCTGCCGAGGCTCCTGGACGCGTCCGGGGTGTTGcaggacgcggcgtcggcgatcatAGACGACACGTTCAACGCGTGcttcgccttctccgacAACACCGCGTGGAACTGGAACTTTTACCTGTTCCCCCTGTGGTGCTTCGGCGTGGCGCTGCGGTACCTTGTGCTCTTCCCCATCAGGCTCGCGTGGATAGTCACCTGCACGCTGCTCTTCATCCTCTTCTTCACGATCATACACAACGTGACCAGGGGGAAGCTGAGGGCGAACCTGGAGCGGGATTTAGTGCACCTGTACGCGGCTTGCTTCGTCATCTCGTGGACGGGCGTGATCAAGTACCACGGGCCCAAGCCCACGCAGAGGAGCGGGCACGTGTACGTCGCCAACCACACCAGCATCATCGACTACATCGTCCTCACGCAG gTGACTCCGTTCAGCTCGATCGCGCAGCAGAACAAAGGGTGGGTGGGCTTCATACAGAACACCGCCATGGACGCCATCCACTGCATCCGATTCAACCGAACAGAGTCCAAAGATCGCGAGATGGTTCAGCGCAGGCTCCGCGAACACGTCGCCAACCCCGACCGCTTACCTCTGCTCATCTTCCCGGAGGGCACGTGTGTCAACAACGAGTACTGCGTCATGTTCAAGAAGGGCGCTTTCGACCTGGGGTGCAAGGTGTGCCCCATCGCCATCAAGTACAACAAGATCTTCGCCGAGACTTTTTGGCACTCGAGGCGCATGAGCTTCACGACCTATCTCCTGAAGCTGATGACGTCGTGGGCGGTCGTGGCGGACGTGTGGTACATGGAGCCGCAGGAGATGGGCCCGGACGAGGATTCGATCCAGTTCGCGGAGCGGGTGCGGGGGATGATctgcgagcgcgcgggtatCAAGCCGGTGCCGTGGGACGGGATGCTCAAGTACTACAGGCCGAGCCCGAAGATGACGGAGAAGAGGCGCGCGCAGATCGCGTCGAACCTCGTCAAGCTCCTGCCCCCGAAAGACGGGCACTTGGATTGA
- a CDS encoding mitochondrial carrier family — MPSVDLFLGPLIQCAEAATLGMPFEVWKTRMGRFRQEGTLEAFANIYKQGGVQAFWAGTGPKMIESGSKGMILMYAKEGINDNLRRAGVGPTLAGVLAGAGGGIAQVSVMGPCTYLVTGAVNNPGVPLTKRIAETYARGGLKAFYPGGTAIAFRQATNWASRQGFTEFIRHRMKVAMHGDQNARLTKAQEVGAGVIGGTLACWNHPFEVARIEAQTLGNMGKPVGSMVTVMRDIVRVDGVGGLFRGIVPRVGLGIWQTLFMVTGAKLIKDELQKREWIAVPEVQVASPHEPKIDPKKNKDQ, encoded by the exons ATGCCGTCCGTCGACCTCTTCCTCGGCCCGCTCATCCagtgcgccgaggccgccacCCTCGGAATGCCCTTCGAAGTATGGAAAACGCGGATGGGCCGGTTTCGCCAGGAGGGaacgctcgaggcgttcgctAACATCTACAAGCAGGGCGGCGTGCAGGCGTTCTGGGCGGGAACCGGTCCAAAGATGATCGAGTCCGGAAGCAAG GGTATGATCTTGATGTACGCCAAGGAGGGCATCAACGAtaacctccgccgcgccggcgtgggcccgaccctcgcgggcgtcctcgcgggcgccggcggaggcaTCGCGCAGGTCTCCGTCATGGGACCCTGCACTTATTTGGTAACCGGAGCCGTCAACAACCCGGGTGTTCCGCTGACGAAAAGAATCGCGGAGACTtacgcgcgaggcggttTGAAGGCGTTCTACCCGGGCGGTACCGCCATAGCGTTCCGACAGGCCACCAACTGGGCGTCGCGCCAGGGGTTCACCGAGTTTATCCGTCATCGGATGAAGGTTGCGATGCACGGCGACCAAAACGCGAGACTGACCAAAGCGCAGGaagtcggcgcgggcgtcatcGGCGGGACGCTGGCGTGCTGGAACCACCCGTTCGAGGTGGCGCGGATCGAGGCGCAGACGCTCGGTAACATGGGTAAGCCCGTGGGCAGCATGGTCACGGTGATGAGGGACATCgtgcgcgtggacggcgtcggcgggttgTTCCGGGGCatcgtcccgcgcgtcgggctcggcaTCTGGCAGACGCTGTTCAtggtgacgggcgcgaagCTCATCAAGGATGAGCTGCAGAAGCGCGAGTGGATCGCGGTGCCGGAGGTGCaggtggcgtcgccgcacgaGCCCAAGATCGACCCGAAGAAGAATAAGGACCAGTGA
- a CDS encoding predicted protein yields the protein MLRLAELSPGDVLYDLGCGDGRVCVAACSPELGGTRRDVRAVGFELDPRLAAEARRYVEDVNLEGAVEIREEDALGADLGDATVVALYLSETGNRKLMPSLAKLRAGARVVTFTFPLCDRMRPTKSKKVDGISLYMYRKGSTGANSWVGPQGEDYIVDLVRA from the coding sequence atgctccgcctcgccgagctctcgcccggcgacgtcctctACGACCTGGgctgcggcgacggccgcgttTGCGTCGCCGCTTGCTCACCTGAACTCGGGGGCACGCGGcgggacgtccgcgcggtggGATTCGAGCTCGAcccgaggctcgccgccgaggcgaggaggTACGTGGAGGACGTGAacctcgagggcgcggtggagatcagggaggaggacgcgctcggcgcggatctcggcgacgccaccgtcgtgGCGCTGTACCTGTCCGAGACTGGGAATCGTAAGCTCATGCCGTCGCTGGCGAAGCtgcgggcgggcgcgagggtggtgACCTTCACTTTCCCCTTGTGCGATCGGATGCGACCCACGAAGAGTAAGAAGGTGGACGGCATAAGCCTCTACATGTATAGGAAAGGGTCCACGGGCGCCAACTCGTGGGTGGGTCCCCAAGGAGAGGATTACATCGTCGACCTCGTGCGCGCGTGA